One segment of Theobroma cacao cultivar B97-61/B2 chromosome 9, Criollo_cocoa_genome_V2, whole genome shotgun sequence DNA contains the following:
- the LOC18589689 gene encoding GATA transcription factor 29 — protein MDHSHQWFNQADRMNGYNNNNNVSNRVDLTLKLGLPDCDHQNPLVYQTGQYVNPTSIAPNHLANLSFAGPNTQGMNELEMVNQGAVAQGQQSFNASQSAWPSDQLASNVHSMNHENTFNQISGPSMGCPSNSTNTYSNFAPTHHHQLPPSSVPTNNYTLLDVPPRRTADQRELGNSAASGLGKRGQRRQRGGNYNDPNKRCSNYNCNTNDTPMWRKGPLGPKTLCNACGIKYRKEEEKRKAKEAGSKGQQSNHNG, from the exons ATGGATCATTCTCATCAGTGGTTCAATCAGGCAGACAGAATGAATGGGTACAACAATAACAACAATGTAAGCAATAGGGTTGATTTGACCCTCAAGTTGGGATTGCCTGATTGTGATCATCAAAATCCACTAGTCTACCAGACGGGGCAGTATGTTAATCCTACTTCCATCGCCCCTAATCATCTTGCCAACCTTAGCTTTGCTGGTCCCAACACTCAG GGCATGAATGAATTGGAAATGGTTAATCAAGGAGCAGTGGCTCAAGGTCAACAAAGCTTTAATGCCAGCCAATCTGCATGGCCATCTGATCAACTTGCTAGCAATGTCCATAGCATGAACCATGAAAATACTTTTAACCAAATTTCTGGCCCTTCTATGGGATGTCCTTCTAATAGCACCAACACCTACAGCAACTTTGCCCCtactcatcatcatcagctgcCTCCAAGCTCGGTGCCAACCAACAACTACACGCTGCTTGATGTCCCCCCTAGGAGAACAGCAGATCAACGTGAGCTCGGAAACTCCGCCGCCTCTGGTTTGGGCAAAAGGGGCCAACGACGTCAACGTGGTGGCAACTACAATGACCCTAACAAACGATGCAGTAACTACAACTGCAACACCAACGATACTCCTATGTGGCGCAAAGGTCCCCTAGGCCCCAAG ACATTGTGCAATGCCTGTGGCATTAAGTACAGAAAAGaagaggagaaaagaaaagcaaaagaagcGGGAAGCAAGGGCCAACAGTCCAACCATAATGGATGA